The Streptomyces sp. 11x1 genomic sequence ATCACCCCCAACGATTCAGTGGAGGCAAACGCCACCACTGACCAGCCGAACTTCCGGCTGCGCCGGTGCTTCTTGGCGATGAACCCGCCGATCCGCATCCGCGCGTACGAGCTGATCTGGTCAAAGCGATGAGCCGAGTTCCCGAACCGGAAATACGCGGCCCACCCGCGCAGGAACGCGTTCGCGTCCTCCACAATCACTTTGACCGGCCGCAACATCCTGCGCCGCTCCGTGAGTTCACGGATCCGGTCACGAGCATGCTGCACTGCCCTGTCCGAGGGCCAGCGGGCGAGGAAGGTGATCGGGCGCCGCCCGCCGCGAGGCCGGGACGTGACCCACCGGTGGTGGAAGCCGAGGAAGTCCACTCCCTCGCCTCCGACCTGCAGGTGCACGATCCTGGTCTTGGCCGCCTTCGGCTCCAGTCCGAGTTCGGCCAGCAGGACCTTCAGCTGCCCAAGGGCGGCTTCGGCCTGCTCGCGGGTAGTGCACATCACCACGGCATCGTCGGCATAGCGGACCAGGACCCCGTGAAGACGCGCGTCCCATGCCCGGTCCAGCCGGTGCAGATAGACGTTCGCCATCAACGGTGAAACCACACCGCCTTGCGGGGTTCCGGTCACCGGCCGACGGACCTGCCCGTCCTCCATCACCCCGGCCCGCAACATCGCGCGCAGGAGTTTGAGGACCGACCGGTCGCAGACGCGTTCCTCGACCGCCTGCATCAACTTCTCATGCGGAATCGCCTCGAAGCAGTTGGCGATGTCCGTCTCCACCACCCAACGCCTGCCCCGCCATGCCTCATCGATCAAGACCTGGAGGGCATCGTGCGCCCCGCGCCTGGGCCGGAACCCGAACGAGCACGGGAGCATGTCGGCCTCGAAGACCGGCTCGAGCACGATCTTCAGCGCGGCCTGCACGATCCGGTCACGGACGGAAGGAATGGACAGCGGTCTCTGCTCCACGGTTGTGCCGGGTTTCGGGATGAATACCCGGCGCGCGGGCATCGGCCGCCAGCGGCCATCCTTGAGTTCCACGGCCAGTTCTTCAAGGAGCCGGTCGATGCCGTACTCCTCGACCTGCGTGAGAGTGATGGCGTCAATGCCTGGTGCGCCGTTGTTCCGACGCACCGCTGCCCACGCGCGCCGCAGGACGTCCCTGCGGTGGACCTTGTCCCCCAGCGCGTGGAACCGTCGTCCGGGATCGGCCTTGGCCGCCCGGTAGAGCGCATGCTGCAAGGCTCGGACCGGATCCAGCTTCAGGGATCCCGACGTGGTGGAACTAGCCGTAACGGCACTCACCAAGTCCCTCCAGACAGACTGCGCATCGACGAAGCAGCGGCCCTTCCCTGGCCGGGGGTTGTGTTGTCCCCCGGCTCATCGCGGTACTACGGCCGCCTCCGACGCCCACCCGGCTCGCGTCCACTTCCCGGGGTGCACCCGGTTATAGGACGCGCAGCTTCCGGCAGCAGCTGTCCGCAGGCCGCCGGGCCGGGGAGGGCCTCCCCAGTTCCCGCTGTCACCGTCGCAACGTTCCATGCCCCATACGCCGAGGAGTCCCTCACGGCTGCATCTCCAGGATCTTCGCCGCTTCCATGGCCTTCGCCCTGATTTCGGGGGCTCGGCACTCCCTGTCCCCGCCTCGAGAGACGGGCCTCTAACGACGCCGCAGGCTTCGCTTCATGCTACGGACCGCTGCTTTGCTCCCCCTTACAGGGCTTTCGACACTGGGCTTCGACGCCGGGCGTTTCCCCCCGACGCCGCCAGTCTGCTACCGGGCCTCCTGGCAGCTACCCGGACCGGACTCACACCGGCAGGCGACAACGAGCTTACGACCGAAGGTCACTTACAACATTGAGCCCTCCAGTCTGCTGGGCGCGCGAAAGATCGAGGTTAACGAATTCATCTGTCTCGACCGAGATATCGGAGGGCTGCTACCACCAGGCCGCCGACGAGGAGCCCGGCCGCAGACTCCGCTACGAGGACGGGGATGGAGTCACCCTGCGACAGGCCAGATATCGCATAGCCGACGCCACCTAGGACAATGCCGAATACGTACTGCCAGCGAGGTGGCATCAAACTGTCCATGCGACGTTGCAATGTGCGGAAAAAAAATGGAGCATGTACGCCTCGTCGTTAAGTATTTAGGATCGCCACATCTTAGGCTGTCCAGAAAAGGACGCGCAAGCCCTATCCGCCAAACCCGCTTGAATTCGCTGACGCCCTGGCTTTTGAGGAGCCGGGATGCGGGATCCCGCATCCCGGCTCCTCAAAAGCCAGCCAGTCGCCGACAATGGAATCATCGGGCAAAAAGGCGGACCGCCCCGTCGGCGCCCAGCCGCCCTGCCAGACCAGCAGAAACCCAGAAAGGTTCACCGCCGCCACGGCAGCCAGCCTCGGGGTGAGCAACGCCGAGGACGCTGTCGCCAAGGCGTCCGCGCTCGGCATGAAGCCCGGCAGTCCCATCTACCTCAACATGGAGTCGTACGACATCACGAACAAGGCGTGCAACGACGCCACCCTGACGTACGTGCGCTCCTTCACCAAAACCCTGCGAGCCAAGACATACCGTGCCGGGTACTACGGCTTCAGCAGCTCTAGCGCCAAGGCCATCCCCACAGCCACCGACCGGACCGACCTCCCGGGCAACCTCTGGTACGCGCTGTGGAACAACAAGAACACCACCACCGCCGACTGGCCCTGGGATCCCAAGCTGTACACCAACCACAGCCGCGCCCACCAGTACATGGTCAACAGCAAGGAGACCCGCGGCGGCCACACCATCACCGTCGACCGCAACGCCTGGGACGCCCCCGTGGCCATCATCGGGTAGAGGCCGTATCTCCTGCGAACGGACCTCGTAGCTGGCCGGCATAACCACATGAGGACGTAGGGCGCCGCAACGCGTACGCCTGGCGCGCGGGCTCTGTACGTCAGGCGTACGGGTACGCGGCCGGGCGGCGTGGGCTACTTCGGTGGAGTCTGCCTTTCGGTTAAGACGCCGGTCATCTGGGGCGCCGTGGTCAACGTGAGGCCGATGGGCTACCAGGCGGTCTGAGCTCGCGCAGCGGCGACGGCGGGCTGCCGCCCTCGTCGATCTCAAGCGCCTCCTACGGCCTGATGGTCCGCTACGCCCGCAGGTGTCGACAGAGCCTGTAATTCCCCACCTCAGGTGGGTTCGGCGTCAGTCAATTCCCCATCCTCGCGGCCATGTTTCCCCACGGGGACGGCGGTCGCGAACGGCACTAAGGAATGGCGGCTGCCGGCTTGGGGGTGGCAGCCAGTCGCAAGCCGACTTCTACGAGGGTCCAGCCGAGACGGGTGCGGAGGTTCCGGGGGCGCCGGGCCGCTGCGGCGAGACGGTACGCGTCGGCTTCGGCGCGGAGTTCGGCGGCGCGGACGTGGTGCAGGGCAAGGTGGATCTCGGGACGCATCGGGCTGTGGCCTTTCACTCCGTGGTGAGGGGGAACGCGTGCGTGTGGATGCGTACCTGGGCGGTGTTGGCGTCGTCCTCGCCGGAGGCCCGGTCACGGTAGGCGTCGACGAGCGCGTGCATCTTCTCGACGAGTTCCTGGGTCAGTTCGGGCGTCAGCCGCAGTGTCGCGCTGCTCATGTCCCAGGTGCGGTTCCATTCCTCCGGCCATGTCTGGCGGTTGCCGAGCCAGGTCGACAGGTCCCGGGTCTGGGTGGTGGCGACCTCGTGGAGATACATGTCGGCGGCCCCGCGCACGTCCGGGCTGGTGTCCGTGAGCAGTGCGTCGTCGAAGCGCAGGCCCTTGTGGACCGCCTTCCACCACCGCTCCCGGCCCTTGCCGTGCTCGGGGGCGTCTTCGATGAAGCCGTGAACGGCGAGCTGCCGCAGGTGGTAGCTGGTTGCACCGCTTGACTCGCCCAGCTTTTCGGCGAGTTGGGACGCGGTGGCGGGGCCGCCGAAGCGCAGGGCGTCCAGCAGTTGCATGCGCAGTGGGTGTGCGAGCCCGCGCAGGGATCGGGCATCGAGATTGCGGACGTGCGAGTCCTGGGGCTCGTTCATGCCTACAAAGATAGCGATGCAAAGGAATACTTGCAATGGAAGCTTTGCATCGGATTCTTTGGAATGGCGCCGCCCTGCAGGGCGGCGTCGCAGTCACCAGATTTTCAGCATATGGGGCGGTTTGGTAGATATGCGATCTCTATTCTGAATCCTCCTGATTGGCCATGGGTACGGCGGAGTTCGGGATCGAGGGACCTGGTCATCGCGGAGCTGCGGATGACCCTCGCCCAGTGGGTCCCGAACGCCGATGGGCAGCCCGGATGGCAAGGAGAACGTTCGTCGTGGTCGACATCACCGAGATCTACGTCCACTGGTACGCGGGCCGCTCGAAGGGCGCGCTGGCCGCGTCGCTGGGGGTGGACCGCAAGACGGTCAGGAAGTACCTGTCGCCGGCGGAGGCGTCCGGGATCACCCCGGGCGGCCCGCCCATGAGCGAGGCCGACTGGGCCGGGCTGATCGAGGCACGGTCGCCCCGTCCGTCCCGGAAACGCGTATCACCGCTGTCCAGGAAATCGCCGAGCCGGGTGGCTCAGTCGCGCCGGCGGTCGCGGAGGGGAGCCGTGCGCTCGTACGCGATGCCGAGCGCGACAGCCAGGAGTGTCAGGAGCAGCGCGATGCGCGAGCAGGCGGTGACCACGCTCTTGGACGCACTGGCGAGGCGAGGCGCGACCTCGGTGAAGGCAGCCGCATACGCCACAACCGCCACCGAAGCGAGAAGGCGTGGTGAGTCCGTGTCACGGTGCGGCAATGGCGGCTCCCAGCCGAGGAGGGTCGCCAGAATGAGCGGAAGGACGAGCACCGTGCCGATGCCGAGAACGACACAGCTTGCGGTGGTGTTCATACGAGCGCTCCAGGGCAGGGCGGCGGCTTGCGCCGACCAGGCTTCCCGGCTCACCTGCGGTGGATCTTAGCCACCACGCGTGCTGCTCGTGGTGAAAACGTGTTTTTCTGGTGCAGGTCGGACTCATGTGCAGTGAGGCGATGTGTCACGTTCCGTGAAGCGGTGACAAGGAAAACTGCTCCGTGTCGACGAGACAGCGAGGAGGAAGGCGCGTCTTGGGGCTGCGGTCAGAGGGGCCTTCCGCCCCGCTGTGCGCATGGGTGTCGTGGGCATCTCAGCCACCGGCCAGTATCCGGATCGTGGGCAGCTGGGCGTACAGCTGGTGCCCGGGGCACTGGGTGTTGTAGCCGTCACGGTGACCGTGGATGGCCGGGAAACTCAGCCGGGCGCCCTTGGCCCAGGTCGTGCCGAAGTAGTTGCGGCCGGCGTCGCCCGCGGTGAGGGTGGCGGTGCCGGCCGGGTTGACGCCGTACTGGCCGAGCTTCCAGGCGGCGACCCTGGCCACGGCGGCCAGGACGGCCTGGCTGGGCGTGACGTCGGTGTACGTGCCGAGGACGGAGACGCCGGTGGTCTCCGTGTTGAAGCCGTAGGCGTGGGCGCCCATCACCGGACGGTCCACGCCGCCCTTGCGGCCCTCGTAAAGGGTCCCGCATCTGTCGACGAGGAAGTTGTAGCCGATGTCCTTCCAGCCCAACTGCATGACGTGGTAGGCGTAGATGCCTCGGATGACGGCCGGGGCCTCGGCGCAGGTGTAGTCGTTGCTGCCGGCGGTGTGGTGCACCACCACCGCCTTGATCTTTCCGTCCGGCAGATATCCCGGCGGCTCGGGGCTGATCGACTCGTCCGCACCCCATCCGGCGCGCGAGGTGATGGGCGGACGGGGTGCGAGTTCGGCATTCGGTGCTCCGTGGGCAGCCGTGGGGGCCGGCTGCGCGGTGGCTGGTGCGTCGGGACCGGGATCGACCAGGTCCAGCCTCAGCCCGGCGGGCAGGACCGAGGCGCCTTCCGCGGCGATGCGAACCTCGGCGCCGTCAGAGGGCCCCGTCCAGACGGGATCGGTGCCGCCCCGCAGGGCTGTGTCCTCGCCCTGGCTGTCGTCGCCGTCCAGGTGCCGCCAGCCGGACCACCGGCCCGTCCCGGCGGACCGGGTGCGCACCGCCACGCTGCCCGCGAGGTGGGCAGACGGATCGTCCCAGGTGACGCCCAGCACGCTGAACAGGCGTGTGTCTCGTACCACCAGTACGGCGCCGCGCCGGTCCGCCGTGGCGGGCACCGCGCGGACCTCACTCCGCGTCCCGGTGGTGGGGCCGGGATCCGCCGGCCTGCCGTGGCTGCGGGCCGCCGGCGCGCACAAGCCCTGGACGGTCAGTGCCCCCGCCACCACCAGCGCAGCGATGTGTCCTGTACCCCACACGCGTGAACTCCCCTGTCTGAACGCTGCTGTCGGTCCCTGACTCACGGTTCCGGCCCTCGTTATGAGCTGGTGCGGCTTCGGGCGGTGAGTGTGTCAGCCGCCTGGCGATCATCGGATCATCGACACGGAAGCCCGGTCCGGAACCAGGGCGCGTACCCCCGGACGGGTGAAGGGCGGTTGGGCCAGGTGGCGGCTCCGGGCCAGTCCTGCCACGGCCGATCCAGTTGCCGTGCGGGTGCGGGTGCGGGCCAGCTGTCCGTCGCCAGCGGGCTGTAGCAGCACAAGCAGGTCTGCCAGGATGCTGCCATGCGGCCGTACGGGACAGCAGCACGCGTCCAACGAGGCCATGGCCGGCTGCGGAACCCACCCCTCCGCCGGAGCCGTGCCCCGGCGGCACTCTGCGCGACCGCGGCCGGAGCACGATGACCCCGGCCGGGGGCGTGGGCGGCCGGGGCTGCTGGACCTGGCGGCTGGACAGGGTTCACCGGCAGCAGCGGAATCGCCCGATGGAGATCGTCCTGCGCGACGGTCGGGAGCGGGTGGTCGCGCGGCTGCGTTTCCGGGTGTGTCCGGCATGCCGTACGGGGCGGATCCACGACGTCTGGGTCGACGAAGCGTGGCAGCGGCAGGGACTGGGCCGCGAGGCCCTCCACTCACTGCTCACTCTGCATCCCGGACACCGCTGGAGCACCACCCTGAAGACCCGGCAGGGGCGCTCCTTCTTCAGAACGATGACCCAGGAGACGTCCACCGGCTTCCCGGCCACAGCCCCGTTGTGCCCTCACCTCAGGGGACGGTTCGGGCAGTTCGTGCACCGCATGACCGGTCGGTCCCCGGCGCCGTGAACGGAGCCGGAGATGCGGCGGCCCGACTCGGCCGTGAGCACGGGCCCGGCCGTCTGCGACTATGGATCTCGCTCCGCGGGGAGTGTGTGACAGCGTCGAACTGTGCTGTCCTGGGGCCGCGGGGCGTGACCGCTTGGCGCTGGAGGGGGATGTGTCCGAGGAGAACGACCGGCTCGCCGTGCTGTCCGCCCTGCCGTTCGCCATGATGGCCGCGGTGACGGTTGTCGACGTCGCCACCGGACCGGCGGTAGGACTGCTGCCGTTGGTGTCACTCGGACCGGCCTTCGCCCCGCTGGTCGGCGGCTGGCGGCGCACCCTGGGCGTCGGTGTGATCGCGTTGCTGCTCACCGTCGGGCTGAGTGTGTACAACGACCTGTTCGACGCCGCGCGCGGCTACGTGAGCACGGCCTCGGTCATCGGCGTCACCGCGGCCGGACTCGTCGCCGTGTCCATGCGCCAGAAGCGGGAGGCGGAGCTGGCCAGCGTCCGCTCGATCGCCGAGGCCGCCCAACGGGTGCTGCTCAAGCCGGTGCCGCGCCTGGCCGGGCAGCTGCGCGCGGCCGTCTCCTACATGTCCGCCGTCGCCGAGGCCCGCATCGGCGGCGACCTGTACGAAGTGGTCGCCGCACCGCAGGGCGTGCGGGTGATCGTGGGCGACGTACAGGGCAAGGGACTGGACGCCGTGGAGACCGCGGCCATCGTCCTGGGCGCCTTCCGCGAGGCGGCCCTGGACGAAGCCGATCTCACCCAGGTCGGGTGCAGACTGGCGCGGTCCGTTGACCGGCAGCTGGAAGGGGAGAAGTTCGTCACCGCCATCCTCGCCGAAGTGCGCGACCGCGAGGTCACCTTCCTCAACTACGGCCACCCCGCACCCCTGCTGATCCGCGCCGACGGCTCCGCGACGCTCCCCGAACCGGCCGTCTATGCGCTCCCCCTCGGCCTGAGCGCCCACGGCCCGTCGGAAGCGGAGCCGTTCCAGGCCGACTTCCACCCGGGAGACCAGCTGCTGCTGTACACCGACGGGGTTACCGAAGCCCGAGACGGCGAAGGTCAGTTCTACCCGCTCGCCGACCGCGCTCCCCTGCTCAAGGAACGCGATCCGGAAGCGGCTCTGGAGACCCTGCGCCAGGACCTGCTCCAGCACGTCGGCGGCCCGCTGCAGGACGACGCCGCCATGCTGCTGCTCCGCTACCGGTGACCGGCCGGATCACACCTGACGGTCGACCACCGGCGGCGGATGGGCGAAGCGTACTGCCCGCCTCCACCCACCCCGCGGCCGTCCAGCACGGTGGTCTCCACGGTGGGCAGTCCGAGCCACTGATGAGCGCGGCACCCCCGGAGGCCCGTAATCTGCGCAGGCGACGCCGGCCGGCGGGAGAGCGATACGTCCGGTACGCCATGCAGGGGTTCCGCAGCCGGGAGCAGGCGGTGAAGACGACCAGCGCCACAAGGACTCCCGCCTCGGTGGCCGCGGCGTCGGCGAATAGCCGGTCCAGACGTGGGCGCAGGTGGTCGACCAGGACGAACACCACGGGGGAGCCGGTGAGCGCGGCGACCGCGCCAGGGCCCCAGTAGGGGTGCCGGGTCCAGAACCACTGGGCCAGCAGCATCACCACCGGGGCGGTGACGGGTAGTTGCGGCTCTCCGAGCAGGGCCAGAGCAGCGCAGGCCAGAGCGCACACGACCGAGCACGCCACCATCATCCGGGCGGCCTCGCCCCACGTCACCAGCCGTATCTCGGACACGACGTCGCCTTCTCCTCTCTGCACCAAGTCCATTGAGCCACAGCCGGTCGCCCTTCGGTCATGCCAGTTCCCTGCGTGATCAGCGCGTCCCGGACTGCCCAAGGACGGCAACGCTCCCCGTGGTTGCGCGCCGTGAACTCGGCGTCGTGCAGGACAACGAACGAGTCCGGGAGTCGGGAGGGGACGGCCGGGGCCGAGGCCGCGGCGCTCTGCAGCGTCTCACCCGGTGGGAAGAACCTGCGCCGATCCATCCGCCGGCAGTGAGGCGGCCGGAGTGACGGTTACCGAAGGCAACACCTCAGGAGCGTCCTCCGACTGCTGCACGGTCGTCCCCGTGTCTCCCGGGCGACCGCCCGTGTCGCCAGGGCGCACCGCCACCAGGATCAGGGCGGTGACGGTGGCCACGCCGAGCACGCGGGCGACGCGATGGCACTTGGCCCGTCCGTCCAGTTCGTGCCATGCCGGGCCGGTACGTGGTTCGTCCGGATGCCGGAGCTCACCGACCGCCTCCAGCCCGCCCAGCGCGCTCTCGCCCGCGGAACGCAGGGCAATCCGCTCGCCGGCAGAGGGCTCCCTGGGCGCGGACTTCCGGGTGGCGCGCTCGCTGTCCTTGAGGAACTGCTGCCACACGTCGTCCGGGAAGGACGACGTGTGGTACGGATCCCCGGATGATCCGTCGCTGCCCGGCCGCTGAGTGGTCACCGTTCCCCCCTGCGCACAACCTATGGACGAAGGCAGGGGCACAGAGAGCCACCCGAGCCAACGGGTCTCGAATGTACGCCCGCTGACGTCTCCGGTCGCTTTCGGGTCCCGGCCGGCTCTGCCTCATCAGCGCCTCCCGCCTTCCGGCACGGCCCAGTGACGGTCGGTGCCGTCTCGCGCTCACCTGGTGACCGCGACCGTGATGGCGAGGCCGACGAGGAGCAGCAGGAAGGGCCCCAGCGGCAGGCCGTGTTCGCGCGGCGTGCTTGGTTCGGTGGGACGCAGTTGCGGATGGGCGTGCAGGGCTGTGACCTCCTCGGTCATGCGGGCGTAGGACGGTCGCAGTCGCAGGCGCCGTTCGAGGCGCCGCTCCCCCATGCCCGTCAGACGCCACGCGTCGCCGTCCGACCGGTGTATCTCCACGCCGCCCTCGTCGGTGTACTTGGCTGCCCGCAACTGTTCCCAGGGGACGTGCCGTACGGTCCAGGCCCCGGTCAGCCACAGACCGGTGCTGTCCGCGATGACGCGCCAGTTCAGGAGGATGGCCGCGAGGTTGATCAATATCGACAGTCCGAGGAAGGGGAGGAGGCCCCAGTCGAAGCCATCCGTCGCAAGGTCCTGTGCCGCGAGGGAGAGCCCAGTCGCCACGCCTGCGGTGAGGGCCAGTCCGGCGGTCCGGGAAACGGGGCCCGGCCCCCAGCGCACAGGGCGGCCGGTGGGCGTCAGGGTGGCGGCGATGCGGTCCGTCCAAGCCTGCTTCTCTGGTTCTGTGGTGTCGGAATCGGTATCCGTGACGCCAGGGGCGTCCAGGAGGGGCTCCTTGCCGGTTCGAGGGAGCCGGACCGGGCCGACGGTACGGAGCACGATCGGATCCCCCGCATGGTCTGTCGTGATGAGGACCAGTTCACCTCCCTCGTAGAGGGCGCCGAGCAGGACCGCTTCGTGCAACCGCGTGTCGACGGAACAGTCCTCGACTTCGTGCTCGTGCTGGCCCTCGGCTTCGGTGCGGTCCGCCGGTTCGTCGTCCTCGCGGAGCGTGGTTGTGCAGAGACAGCTGAACAGCGCGGTGCGGCCGGCTGTGTCGTCGGCCGCATAGACCCAGGTGCGGCCCTCGTGGTCCGTGCGCTCCAGCACGCGTAGGGCGGGAACCGGTGCGCGACGCAGCGCCGCGGCACGGCGGCGGGCGAGGACGCCCACCATGAGAAGGGACAGGCCGGGCAGTCCGGCGACCAGCACCAGCAGCTGCCAGCCGAAGGCGTCGTACGGCTCGGCCACCAGACGCCGCCACGAGCCGTCCTCCAGGACGGTCACCGTGCTGCCGACGCGGTAGTCCTCGGGGTAGAACGCGTCGACGGTGATGCGCCGTTCGTCGTCGGTGCGGACCTGCACGCTCTCCTCGCCGCGGCTGATCACCTGCGCCGTGGCCTGCACGGACCGGGCCGCGTGCTGCTCGTCGGCGCGGATCCCGCTCAGCCCCAACAGGACCGCAACCGCGGCCACGGCACACAGGACCAGCCCGGCGGCGAGCGGGAGCCTGCCTCGCGCGAGCGGTCCGACGGGCTCCGGCAGCCGGTGCCGCACTCCGGCGGCCCGCTCGGCGATCCGCCGCTGCCCGGACCGGGCGGCCAGCCGCTCGCGGGCCGCGGCCCAGCCGAAGGCCAGAGCCCCGATCACGGCGACGTTCGCGGCCTGGGACATCCGCCCGGCGCCCGGCAGCTCTCCCCACGCCACGATGGCCGCCAGGGCGGGCGCCGCGATCAGCGTGAGCTCCGGAAGCCGGGCGAGCCAGAACAGCAGCCCGACGGCCAGGCCCATTTCCGCCATGCCGCCCCAGTCCGGGCCACAGGGCGCCGCATCGCTGCACGGCGGTACCGGTTCCACCGCGATCGCCCATACGACGCTGACCAGCAGCGCCGACACGGACCACATGGGCTGTGCCCATGGCGCGGGGCCGGCCTGGGCCCATGAGGCGGCGTCGGTGGACGACCAGGCGGGCGTACCCGCCGGAACGGAGCCCGAGGGTATCGGGACGGGAGTTTCGGACACGCGAGGATTATGCGGCAGGAGGCGGGCATTGCCGCTGCGGGCCGAACTCGGATCGGACCGACGCCACCGGGCCATTAGGCTGAGTCCGCTGCAACACCCCACCAGCAGCTGCCTTGCCCGTGGTTATGGACCACTACACCCTTCCGTCCTCCAGCGGGCACACCACTTCGGCACCCTCCCCAGGGCCCAGTTCGGCGGGACCTCCGCCACCGACACGCCTTGGTCGTCCGCGCCGCTCGGACGGGGGCCGTGGCAAAGGGGCGAACTCATCGCGGTAGCCGTTCCCAAGGTAGAGGCAGTTGCCCGGCAAGCCCCTGATCGTGCTGGCGTAATGGAAGCCACCAAGACCCCGACAGATTCGAACCCAAAGACTGTTCCCTGACCTTCCACCGCAACGCCCGGCTCAGGCTCCGCCGATCCTCCGCGCTGCGGCACGAGTCACTTCCTCGGGCGTGAAATCGTCGAACAGCCGACTCAGGGCGCAGGACAGCCTCGCGCGCCGTGTGGAGTGGTCACGGGCCAGTGCCCCGGCGATGGCGCCCCGGAGATACTTCTCCGGTGTCTGTCCGGCTTCCGCCGCGAGGTGTTGAAGGCGTTCGGCGGTTTCCGGCTCCATCGGGATGCTCATGAGGTAGGTGCCGTCGGAGCCGGGGAACAGTCCGCAGAGCACGTCGACGGGCAATGCGTCTCCCAGCCGTTTCCAGATCTTCCGTACGGCTCTCGGCTCGCTCTTCGCGGACACGAGGACCACCAGGCGAGTGCCGTCGTCGGAGGCCGCCATGGCAAGACGGCTTCGCTGTTGCGCGGCTCTCAACTCGACCGCACCCACGGCGCGGGTCAGGACGATCTCGATGGCGTGCATGGACACTGCGTTTCTCCTGTCCCTGGGTTCACTCGAGGGAGACCACCCCGTCGGGCAGCCATCCCTCCCAGTAACCGTCGATGAGGTCGAGCAGCACGGGCGGCTCCACCCGCACGTCCGCGGCCCGCAGTTCAGCCGTCGTCCACCACCGCGCGCCTGATGCCAGCAGGGCGCGGACATCGCAGGGCCAGGCGCCTGCCGCCGGGGCCGCCAGGACGAAGTACTCCTCGTGCCGACGCCCCCCGGAGGCGGGAAGCCGTCCTGCGACGGGGGCGATCCGCAGTGCGGGCAACCGCAGTTCACGCCGAAGGTGGTGCGCCGCGGCACGGCGAAAGGACTCGCCCTGCCGTATCGAGCGCCTGGGAACACTCCAGATGACCGGGAGCACGGCGCGGTCGGGCACCAGCAGAAAGCTGCGTGCGGCCGGGTCGATGACGACGGGACGGACGCATGCGGCTGCCGGGAAGCCTGAGCTGATCACGTCGACCACTCTGCCCGCATGTTATTGGAATGGCATGCCGATGTGTTCCATACGGGTGTGTCGGGGCAGGATCCGGCGTGCATATCAGCGAACTGGATGCGATGTGTGTGCGCATTCACCCTCGTATCCAGTTCACTGGATACGAGGGTGATCTGGCCGGACCGAGCGGTGGCGGTCCGGGCTCGTGATCGGTGTGAACGCGCGCACGAGCCCGGCTCGGCACCGTTCGGCCCGGCCCGATGCGGACAACCGGGGAGGGGAGGAGCAGGGTGTGGCCCGACCGGCTCGTCGTGGAGGACCGGGTCCGGTTCGACGGGCAGGTGTGCACGGTGACCGGCGTGCGTGGCGGGCGCGTCGCATTGCTGGACGGACTCGGCGCCACCGAGCACGTCGATATGGTGTTCCTGGTTGCCTCGGAGGGCTTCGAGTTCCTGGGAAGGGAAACGGGGCCGGCGCCTCTGGAGCAGTCGGCGCCGCCCCTGCCGGAAGCGGCGTTGGAGCGTGCACGCTGGTGGCGGCGACACGTCACCGAAGTACTCAACGGCGTGCCGTACGACGCCTCGGCCGGCACCGAGCCGCTCCCGGCCTACGATCCGTCACACCGCACACTGGCCGAGCGCGAGGAGGCCAAAGCGCGGGAGTTGGCCGACCTGGGCGTGCGCGGAGCTTCCGCGCGGACGGTGCGGCGCAAGCGGCAGCGGTATCAGGAGCAGGGCCTGGCCGGGCTCGCCGACGGCAGGGCCGGTCGGCGTATAACCGACGTGGCCCGGCTGGACCCGCGAGTGCGGGCGGCTGTCCGGGAGGTGCTCGCCGCGCAACGGTCGGGAGCCCCCCTGATGGCCGGGCACTTGCACGATCAGGTGCTGGCCCGGCTGACTGGGCCCATCTCGGCGGGTG encodes the following:
- a CDS encoding GNAT family N-acetyltransferase, translated to MTPAGGVGGRGCWTWRLDRVHRQQRNRPMEIVLRDGRERVVARLRFRVCPACRTGRIHDVWVDEAWQRQGLGREALHSLLTLHPGHRWSTTLKTRQGRSFFRTMTQETSTGFPATAPLCPHLRGRFGQFVHRMTGRSPAP
- a CDS encoding helix-turn-helix domain-containing protein — protein: MNEPQDSHVRNLDARSLRGLAHPLRMQLLDALRFGGPATASQLAEKLGESSGATSYHLRQLAVHGFIEDAPEHGKGRERWWKAVHKGLRFDDALLTDTSPDVRGAADMYLHEVATTQTRDLSTWLGNRQTWPEEWNRTWDMSSATLRLTPELTQELVEKMHALVDAYRDRASGEDDANTAQVRIHTHAFPLTTE
- the ltrA gene encoding group II intron reverse transcriptase/maturase, yielding MQHALYRAAKADPGRRFHALGDKVHRRDVLRRAWAAVRRNNGAPGIDAITLTQVEEYGIDRLLEELAVELKDGRWRPMPARRVFIPKPGTTVEQRPLSIPSVRDRIVQAALKIVLEPVFEADMLPCSFGFRPRRGAHDALQVLIDEAWRGRRWVVETDIANCFEAIPHEKLMQAVEERVCDRSVLKLLRAMLRAGVMEDGQVRRPVTGTPQGGVVSPLMANVYLHRLDRAWDARLHGVLVRYADDAVVMCTTREQAEAALGQLKVLLAELGLEPKAAKTRIVHLQVGGEGVDFLGFHHRWVTSRPRGGRRPITFLARWPSDRAVQHARDRIRELTERRRMLRPVKVIVEDANAFLRGWAAYFRFGNSAHRFDQISSYARMRIGGFIAKKHRRSRKFGWSVVAFASTESLGVIALHGTVVAPRPFRDWRGRPNAGGERRR
- a CDS encoding PP2C family protein-serine/threonine phosphatase: MMAAVTVVDVATGPAVGLLPLVSLGPAFAPLVGGWRRTLGVGVIALLLTVGLSVYNDLFDAARGYVSTASVIGVTAAGLVAVSMRQKREAELASVRSIAEAAQRVLLKPVPRLAGQLRAAVSYMSAVAEARIGGDLYEVVAAPQGVRVIVGDVQGKGLDAVETAAIVLGAFREAALDEADLTQVGCRLARSVDRQLEGEKFVTAILAEVRDREVTFLNYGHPAPLLIRADGSATLPEPAVYALPLGLSAHGPSEAEPFQADFHPGDQLLLYTDGVTEARDGEGQFYPLADRAPLLKERDPEAALETLRQDLLQHVGGPLQDDAAMLLLRYR
- a CDS encoding N-acetylmuramoyl-L-alanine amidase produces the protein MWGTGHIAALVVAGALTVQGLCAPAARSHGRPADPGPTTGTRSEVRAVPATADRRGAVLVVRDTRLFSVLGVTWDDPSAHLAGSVAVRTRSAGTGRWSGWRHLDGDDSQGEDTALRGGTDPVWTGPSDGAEVRIAAEGASVLPAGLRLDLVDPGPDAPATAQPAPTAAHGAPNAELAPRPPITSRAGWGADESISPEPPGYLPDGKIKAVVVHHTAGSNDYTCAEAPAVIRGIYAYHVMQLGWKDIGYNFLVDRCGTLYEGRKGGVDRPVMGAHAYGFNTETTGVSVLGTYTDVTPSQAVLAAVARVAAWKLGQYGVNPAGTATLTAGDAGRNYFGTTWAKGARLSFPAIHGHRDGYNTQCPGHQLYAQLPTIRILAGG